A single region of the Lotus japonicus ecotype B-129 chromosome 4, LjGifu_v1.2 genome encodes:
- the LOC130710657 gene encoding uncharacterized protein LOC130710657, producing the protein MELIKVINVGQGMENLSQSVPKDELQDDPRQDILARALNVPEYPGRVRAAGLGVCQKRYFSGKKRRRMNPTVEEMDDLKAQLQQMKTMMCEMSKKLNDKEAMDKQQSDLVVASVKDSASYHIPKGTSPCDLKLSTPTHRVVGKGQVFNVEGATLHNKPLPLNHIKVLMEIAVEPNANLPVPDDYEGNTKVGQAIGTFLAWPINLIGLCNTKPTHDKGKADLPTHTSESISTPKKKKKIDSKKPSPAKNSLFVMPRKKPGVSKIQKPFPAQKSTVVASNKKQGQVNNQRPPCAEALPRSW; encoded by the exons ATGGAATTGATCAAAGTTATAAATGTTGGACAAGGCATG GAGAACTTGTCACAATCTGTACCAAAGGATGAGTTACAAGACGATCCCCGTCAGGACATACTTGCTAGAGCATTAAATGTCCCTGAGTACCCTGGTCGTGTCAGGGCTGCAGGGCTTGGAGTTTGCCAAAAACGATACTTCTCGGGTAAAAAGCGCAGAAGAATGAATCCTACCGTTGAGGAAATGGATGACTTAAAAGCTCAGCTACAACAAATGAAAACTATGATGTGTGAAATGAGCAAAAAATTGAATGATAAAGAAGCAATGGACAAACAACAATCTGATTTGGTTGTTGCTAGTGTTAAAGATAGTGCTTCTTACCACATTCCTAAG GGAACATCTCCATGCGATTTAAAGTTGTCAACCCCAACACATCGCGTGGTTGGGAAGGGGCAAGTATTTAATGTTGAAGGAGCCACGTTACATAATAAGCCGTTGCCGCTGAACCATATTAAGGTTCTTATGGAGATTGCTGTTGAGCCAAATGCAAATTTGCCAGTACCCGATGATTATGAAGGCAACACAAAAGTTGGTCAGGCAATTGGAACATTTTTAGCTTGGCCAATCAACCTCATTGGTCTCTGCAATACG AAACCTACACATGATAAAGGAAAGGCTGACCTGCCGACCCATACAAGTGAATCAATTTCAACacctaaaaagaagaaaaagattgaCTCCAAGAAACCTTCCCCTGCAAAAAATTCATTGTTTGTGATGCCTAGAAAGAAACCAGGAGTGTCGAAAATTCAAAAGCCCTTTCCTGCACAAAAGTCGACAGTTGTGGCAtctaacaagaaacaaggacaGGTGAATAATCAGAGGCCACCCTGCGCAGAAGCCCTTCCACGGAGTTGGTGA